A single window of Pontiella agarivorans DNA harbors:
- the dnaJ gene encoding molecular chaperone DnaJ: MSEKRDYYEVLGVSKNATADEIKKAYRKVAMKYHPDRNPGDKEAEEKFKEASEAYEVLTDADKKARYDQFGHQAFAPGGGGFGGGFGGGFHDASDIFEQVFGGGFNINDLFGGGGGRRRSNGPARGSDLRYDLDVDFEEAALGSHRTLTLPVSETCKKCSGSGAEPGTSKTTCPTCGGRGQVSSGGGFIQFSQTCPTCGGAGETIAHPCSACNGAGSIKERKTIKLRIPAGVESGSRQRLPGKGEAGARGGPAGDLFIVFHVRDHELFKRSDLDIYCEVPVPFHIAMLGGEIQVPTIHGGAKLKIPAGTESGKIFRLRGQGVQDAAHGHGKGDQHVQVKIEVPSRLSGKEKKAMQQLVEQLHDNHFEETARMKKLADKFYERKRKLESE, translated from the coding sequence ATGTCCGAAAAACGCGATTATTATGAAGTGCTGGGCGTTTCCAAAAATGCCACAGCTGATGAAATCAAAAAGGCCTACCGCAAGGTGGCCATGAAATACCATCCCGACCGCAATCCGGGAGATAAAGAGGCCGAGGAAAAATTCAAAGAAGCCTCCGAGGCGTATGAGGTACTTACCGATGCCGATAAAAAAGCCCGTTATGACCAGTTCGGTCATCAGGCCTTTGCGCCGGGCGGCGGTGGATTCGGCGGCGGATTCGGCGGTGGTTTCCACGATGCATCTGACATTTTTGAGCAGGTATTCGGTGGCGGTTTCAATATTAATGACCTCTTTGGCGGGGGCGGTGGGCGTCGTCGTTCCAATGGTCCGGCGCGCGGGTCCGACCTGCGCTATGACCTGGATGTCGATTTTGAAGAAGCGGCCCTGGGCTCACACCGCACGCTGACCCTTCCGGTATCGGAAACCTGCAAAAAATGTTCCGGCAGCGGAGCGGAACCGGGAACCTCAAAAACCACCTGTCCGACCTGCGGCGGCCGCGGTCAGGTTTCTTCGGGCGGCGGGTTCATTCAGTTCTCCCAGACCTGTCCGACCTGCGGCGGTGCCGGCGAAACCATCGCGCATCCCTGCTCGGCCTGTAACGGTGCCGGCAGCATCAAGGAGCGCAAAACCATCAAGCTGCGCATTCCGGCCGGGGTTGAATCCGGTTCGCGCCAGCGGCTGCCCGGCAAGGGCGAGGCCGGCGCGCGCGGCGGTCCGGCCGGCGACCTGTTCATCGTTTTCCATGTGCGCGATCATGAGCTGTTCAAGCGCAGCGATCTCGACATCTACTGCGAAGTGCCGGTGCCGTTCCATATCGCGATGCTCGGCGGCGAAATTCAGGTGCCGACGATTCATGGCGGAGCCAAACTCAAGATTCCGGCAGGAACTGAAAGCGGAAAAATCTTCCGTCTGCGCGGTCAGGGCGTTCAGGATGCTGCACATGGACACGGTAAAGGCGACCAGCATGTGCAGGTGAAAATCGAAGTGCCGAGCCGGCTTTCCGGTAAAGAGAAAAAAGCGATGCAGCAGCTGGTGGAACAGCTCCACGACAATCATTTCGAAGAAACCGCCCGCATGAAAAAACTGGCGGATAAATTTTATGAGCGTAAACGCAAACTTGAATCCGAGTAG
- a CDS encoding glycosyl hydrolase family 95 catalytic domain-containing protein, whose translation MRWGCQTLIDSAAVLEIDDPLLPKWKNVLDRLVDYPVDETGLMIGKDVPYAKSHRHYSQLLMFYPLSTMNLDDPAERALALKSLKHWQCFPEALAGYSYTGSSSMYSLLGDGEMAEQRM comes from the coding sequence CTGCGCTGGGGCTGTCAAACGCTGATCGACAGCGCCGCGGTTCTTGAGATCGACGATCCGCTGCTGCCGAAGTGGAAGAATGTGCTCGATCGCTTGGTGGACTATCCCGTGGATGAAACCGGGCTGATGATCGGCAAGGATGTGCCCTATGCCAAATCGCACCGCCACTATTCGCAGCTGCTGATGTTTTATCCGCTGAGTACGATGAATCTGGACGACCCCGCCGAGCGCGCGCTGGCGCTGAAATCGCTGAAGCACTGGCAGTGCTTTCCGGAAGCGCTCGCCGGCTACTCCTATACGGGCTCATCCTCCATGTATTCACTGTTGGGCGACGGCGAAATGGCGGAACAGCGCATGTAG
- a CDS encoding substrate-binding domain-containing protein, which produces MLARWLETEKPDAVICSAPLIVQSMKELGRKIPEEIGMASMSRYDNPINAGIDQNPEEIGRTAVQSLVSQLNENSYGIPASPKEILVEGRWMDGPMLPGR; this is translated from the coding sequence GTGCTCGCCCGCTGGCTCGAAACAGAAAAACCCGATGCCGTCATCTGCAGCGCGCCGCTCATCGTCCAATCCATGAAAGAACTCGGCCGGAAAATCCCTGAAGAGATCGGCATGGCCTCCATGAGCCGCTACGACAACCCCATCAACGCCGGCATCGACCAGAATCCCGAAGAGATCGGCCGCACCGCCGTCCAGTCCCTCGTCTCGCAGCTGAATGAAAACAGCTACGGCATTCCGGCCTCCCCGAAAGAAATCCTCGTTGAAGGCCGCTGGATGGACGGCCCCATGCTGCCCGGACGTTGA
- a CDS encoding nucleotide exchange factor GrpE has protein sequence MAKKEKIQEEELKAEEAIAEEAVEETSEAVEELPDTEVIEDEETAQAVEEEEDESLRDQLVRLQADFTNFRNRTQRERIELYQRANEDLLLEILPVLDHYEMGLETAEQHEADKAVVDGFKMVYDQFRNVLKKFNLEPIEAVGQEFDPHKHEALTHMPSDEYPAEVCSNQVRRGYMFGDKLLRAAQVVVSSGPAEASAEKGAE, from the coding sequence ATGGCTAAAAAAGAAAAGATTCAGGAAGAAGAACTTAAGGCAGAAGAAGCAATTGCAGAAGAAGCAGTTGAAGAGACGTCTGAAGCAGTGGAAGAGCTTCCGGATACTGAAGTGATCGAAGACGAAGAAACGGCGCAGGCGGTTGAGGAAGAAGAGGATGAATCCCTGCGCGACCAGTTGGTGCGTCTTCAGGCCGACTTTACCAATTTCCGGAACCGTACGCAGCGCGAGCGGATTGAGCTTTACCAACGCGCTAACGAAGACCTGCTGCTGGAAATCCTGCCGGTACTTGATCACTATGAAATGGGCCTGGAGACCGCGGAACAGCATGAGGCCGATAAAGCCGTCGTGGATGGCTTCAAAATGGTTTATGACCAGTTCCGGAATGTGCTGAAGAAATTCAATCTCGAGCCCATCGAAGCCGTTGGACAGGAATTTGATCCGCATAAACATGAAGCGCTGACCCACATGCCGTCGGATGAATATCCGGCCGAAGTCTGTTCGAATCAGGTGCGCCGCGGTTACATGTTCGGCGACAAACTTCTGCGCGCCGCACAGGTGGTCGTTTCCTCGGGGCCTGCCGAAGCGTCAGCTGAAAAAGGGGCTGAATAA
- a CDS encoding AraC family transcriptional regulator, translating into MAQQHAPIYREQGKTYHADSCDPLIEAVNSGELELAALGRGNYPGEPIPGSILPGLRSLGYWDAKQQQHWGLPWHRNEGIELSFLETGSMPFSVDNRELTLTPGDFSITRPWQPHRLGRPNIGIGKLNWIIIDVGVRQPHQEWKWPDWLVILPDDLEELTTCLRENEQPVWNAGDEIRDCFRQIGTTIRDRKSLSRLTVFTNELLLHLLDLFREQKVSRTKSLTDAQRSVELFLESLKASFSDEWTLEAMAESCGLGVTRFVHYCRQITNRTPQQYLNLLRLEAAAQLLKTDKSIIQIAMDCGFSTSQYFATSFKKRYGRTPREFRKAL; encoded by the coding sequence ATGGCTCAGCAACATGCTCCAATTTACCGGGAACAGGGAAAAACCTATCACGCCGATTCCTGCGATCCGCTGATCGAGGCCGTCAACAGCGGCGAACTCGAACTTGCGGCACTGGGCCGCGGCAACTATCCCGGCGAACCGATTCCCGGCTCCATCCTTCCCGGATTACGCTCATTGGGCTACTGGGATGCCAAACAGCAGCAACACTGGGGACTCCCCTGGCACCGGAATGAGGGCATCGAACTCAGCTTTCTCGAAACCGGCTCGATGCCGTTCTCCGTCGATAACCGGGAACTCACCCTCACCCCCGGCGATTTTTCCATCACCCGCCCCTGGCAGCCGCATCGGCTTGGACGTCCAAACATTGGAATTGGAAAACTGAACTGGATCATCATCGACGTCGGCGTACGCCAGCCTCATCAGGAATGGAAATGGCCGGACTGGCTGGTTATTTTGCCGGATGACCTCGAAGAACTGACCACCTGTCTGCGGGAGAACGAACAGCCCGTCTGGAATGCCGGCGATGAAATTCGCGACTGTTTTCGTCAGATCGGCACCACGATCCGCGACCGTAAAAGTCTGTCGCGCCTGACCGTCTTTACCAACGAACTGCTGCTTCATCTCCTCGACCTTTTCCGCGAGCAGAAGGTTTCCAGAACCAAATCGCTCACCGACGCCCAACGCAGTGTTGAACTGTTTTTAGAATCCCTCAAGGCCAGCTTCTCCGATGAATGGACGCTGGAAGCAATGGCCGAAAGCTGCGGACTCGGGGTCACACGGTTTGTGCACTATTGCAGGCAGATCACCAACCGAACCCCGCAGCAGTATCTGAACCTGCTCCGGCTCGAAGCCGCGGCTCAACTGCTGAAAACGGATAAAAGCATTATCCAGATCGCCATGGACTGCGGCTTCTCAACCAGCCAGTACTTTGCCACGTCGTTTAAAAAACGGTACGGCAGAACCCCGCGCGAATTCCGAAAGGCACTCTGA
- a CDS encoding RES family NAD+ phosphorylase, whose protein sequence is MQTCWRLVHSAYLADAFNGEGARLAGGRWNSEGFSMVYTAASLSLSLLEIIVHLEFKETLKLYKAIPVRVPEKKIEAIDPAALPAGWNTPLPHPATLLTGNNWLRNQTSPALRVPSAIVPIESNILLNPAHPDFQSLEIGEPIDLPVDPRVMDKLK, encoded by the coding sequence ATGCAGACCTGCTGGCGACTTGTTCATTCGGCCTATCTGGCCGATGCCTTCAACGGCGAAGGTGCCCGACTGGCCGGCGGCCGCTGGAACTCGGAAGGTTTTTCCATGGTGTATACCGCCGCCTCGCTTTCCCTGTCGCTTCTGGAAATCATCGTGCACCTCGAATTCAAGGAAACGCTGAAACTCTATAAAGCCATCCCGGTCCGGGTTCCTGAAAAAAAGATCGAAGCGATCGATCCCGCCGCCCTTCCAGCCGGATGGAATACACCGCTTCCTCACCCCGCCACACTGCTGACGGGGAACAACTGGCTGCGCAACCAAACCTCGCCGGCGCTTCGGGTTCCGAGTGCCATCGTTCCCATTGAATCAAACATCCTGCTGAATCCGGCTCATCCGGATTTCCAGAGTCTGGAAATCGGCGAGCCTATAGATCTTCCGGTCGATCCACGTGTGATGGACAAACTCAAATAA
- a CDS encoding ParA family protein, with protein MKTSVVALANQKGGVGKTTTAINFSACLAEKRKKVLLVDLDPQANATSGLGLEKISGSSIFPALLGETDGASLIRESGIKNLDIIPSELDLAGAEIAIAREEDYLHRLQNALGPVIESDTYDYIIMDCPPSLGILFMNALNIAHEVIIPIQCEYLALEGLGVMVDIVNQISEAGNPNLHISGILMTMYNVSTNLSQQVVQEVVKHFGDRVFETLIPRNVRLSEAPSYGKPVIEYDPHCVGSAAYRNLAKEFIRRHKKDAGSQVEAVPQLSDIVKSSEEHSESSDETL; from the coding sequence ATGAAAACAAGTGTTGTTGCATTGGCAAACCAGAAGGGCGGGGTGGGTAAAACCACGACGGCCATTAATTTTTCCGCCTGTCTGGCTGAAAAGAGAAAAAAGGTGCTGCTGGTCGATCTCGATCCGCAGGCGAATGCCACCAGCGGTCTCGGTTTGGAGAAGATTTCCGGATCCAGTATTTTTCCGGCCCTTCTGGGGGAGACCGATGGCGCAAGCCTGATTCGGGAAAGCGGAATCAAGAATCTCGATATTATTCCGTCCGAGCTCGATCTTGCCGGCGCGGAAATTGCGATTGCCCGGGAGGAGGATTATCTGCACCGCCTGCAGAATGCGCTGGGTCCGGTGATTGAGAGCGATACCTATGATTACATCATTATGGACTGTCCGCCGTCGCTCGGTATTCTGTTCATGAACGCGCTGAATATCGCCCATGAAGTCATTATCCCGATTCAGTGCGAATATCTTGCGCTCGAAGGTCTTGGCGTGATGGTGGATATCGTGAATCAGATTTCCGAAGCCGGAAACCCGAATCTGCATATCAGCGGCATTCTGATGACCATGTACAATGTCAGCACCAATCTTTCGCAGCAGGTGGTGCAGGAAGTGGTGAAACATTTCGGCGATCGCGTTTTTGAAACGCTTATTCCGCGGAACGTCCGGCTTTCGGAAGCCCCCAGTTACGGAAAGCCGGTCATTGAATATGATCCGCACTGCGTCGGTTCGGCCGCCTATCGTAATCTCGCCAAAGAATTTATCAGGCGGCATAAAAAAGATGCGGGAAGCCAGGTGGAAGCTGTGCCGCAACTTTCTGATATCGTTAAATCCTCCGAAGAGCATTCGGAGAGCTCCGACGAAACGTTATAA
- a CDS encoding sodium/glutamate symporter encodes MLSFGCLCVLLGLGYWLRRRIVLLQKLYLPASVIAGLLGLLFFQILDVPAEVSKGWNLLPGQLINVVFACLFLGTALPPVSRVWKSSSRQLAYGQIVAWGQYAVGCFFVLLMLKPFFDLPDIFAGIMPVGFEGGHGTAGGMGPAFDELGFPEMKDYALAAATGGIMGAIIVGMGLVNWAVRKGYVERKVKPGVDIEDYSGLIPHEHRPAAGKISVSSDVIGSLSLHLVFVGAAILLGWLMKEGMIFATRGLPETGQDIFESFPLFPLCMLGGVVVQFLADRLDPHEHMDEGLMLRIQNCALDFLVVAAIATIRIDVVAQQWVPIVMLVLAGIGWNVLMLTVFARRAFNDAWFERGIAEMGQSMGVTATGLLLLRVVDPDYETEAAEAFAAKQLLHEPFMGGGLWTGAAIPLLALWGGWPIFGIAVGAIAIWTTVLFILNRRAV; translated from the coding sequence ATGCTGTCATTCGGATGTTTATGTGTGCTGCTGGGACTGGGCTACTGGCTCCGTCGCAGAATCGTGTTGCTGCAGAAACTCTACCTTCCGGCCAGCGTCATTGCCGGGTTGCTCGGTCTGTTGTTTTTCCAAATCCTTGATGTTCCGGCGGAAGTTTCCAAAGGCTGGAACCTGCTGCCCGGTCAGTTGATCAATGTGGTGTTCGCCTGCCTTTTTCTGGGGACCGCACTGCCGCCGGTTTCCAGAGTCTGGAAAAGTTCCAGCCGTCAGCTCGCCTACGGCCAGATCGTGGCGTGGGGACAGTACGCAGTCGGCTGCTTTTTTGTACTGCTTATGCTCAAGCCTTTTTTTGATCTTCCCGATATTTTTGCCGGCATAATGCCGGTCGGGTTCGAGGGCGGCCACGGAACGGCCGGCGGTATGGGTCCGGCCTTCGATGAACTCGGTTTCCCGGAAATGAAGGATTATGCCCTCGCCGCGGCTACCGGCGGGATTATGGGCGCGATTATTGTCGGGATGGGGCTGGTGAACTGGGCCGTTCGCAAAGGTTATGTCGAACGTAAGGTGAAGCCGGGCGTCGATATTGAAGATTACTCCGGTCTGATTCCGCATGAGCACCGTCCGGCAGCCGGAAAAATCAGTGTTTCCTCTGATGTCATCGGCTCGCTTTCGCTGCATCTGGTTTTTGTCGGAGCGGCCATTCTGCTGGGTTGGCTGATGAAAGAGGGGATGATTTTCGCAACGCGCGGGCTTCCGGAAACAGGCCAAGATATTTTTGAGAGTTTTCCGCTTTTTCCGCTCTGTATGCTGGGCGGTGTGGTGGTTCAGTTTCTGGCCGATCGGCTGGATCCGCACGAGCATATGGACGAAGGCCTGATGTTGCGCATTCAGAACTGTGCGCTCGATTTTCTGGTGGTTGCCGCCATTGCGACGATCCGCATTGATGTGGTGGCACAGCAGTGGGTTCCGATTGTGATGCTGGTTCTGGCGGGTATTGGTTGGAATGTACTGATGCTTACGGTTTTTGCACGTCGGGCATTTAACGATGCCTGGTTTGAACGCGGGATTGCTGAAATGGGGCAGTCGATGGGCGTGACGGCCACCGGTCTGTTGCTGCTGCGGGTGGTGGATCCGGATTATGAAACCGAAGCGGCTGAAGCCTTTGCCGCGAAACAGCTGCTGCATGAACCGTTTATGGGCGGCGGGCTTTGGACCGGTGCGGCGATCCCGTTGCTGGCGCTGTGGGGCGGATGGCCGATTTTCGGGATTGCTGTCGGAGCCATTGCAATCTGGACGACAGTCCTGTTTATTCTCAACCGTCGTGCGGTGTGA
- a CDS encoding transposase: MGRCPRIEYEGAVYHVMSRGNRQEPVFRTDRDHEVFLDTLGEACDRCGWRVHAFVLMGNHYHLLIETPEANLVDGMRRLQGTYTKRFNLRHQLWGHLFQGRYKALVVDPAGDYFSTVASYIHLNPARAKCFDLEKGCLEDYAWSSYPLYMNPSRRPEWLRVERTLGNLGLSDDRAGLKEYSRIMQKRVLEIACSANPGEVDERWALIRKGWAFGGDNFRSQLQEVLDGVMDGNRRESYSGEPVKKHDEREAERLLAEGLRRLKVDDADLALLKKGDNRKKVVAWIIRKKTSVKNEWIVQRLHMGRASNLSRYVKDVDEAKEGELWELNEMMK; encoded by the coding sequence ATGGGAAGATGTCCGAGAATTGAATATGAGGGAGCGGTGTATCATGTGATGAGCCGGGGGAATCGGCAGGAGCCGGTTTTCCGAACTGATCGGGATCATGAGGTTTTTCTGGATACCCTGGGTGAAGCGTGCGACCGCTGCGGATGGCGGGTGCATGCTTTTGTGCTAATGGGGAATCACTACCACCTGCTGATTGAGACGCCAGAGGCGAATCTGGTGGATGGGATGCGCAGGCTGCAGGGGACATATACGAAGCGGTTTAATCTGCGGCATCAGTTGTGGGGACATCTTTTTCAGGGCCGCTATAAGGCGCTGGTGGTTGATCCGGCGGGCGATTATTTTTCGACGGTTGCGAGTTATATTCATTTGAACCCGGCGCGGGCGAAGTGCTTTGATCTGGAAAAGGGCTGCTTGGAGGATTATGCGTGGAGTAGCTACCCGCTTTATATGAATCCGTCGAGGCGACCTGAGTGGTTGCGCGTTGAGCGTACGTTGGGAAATTTAGGTTTGTCGGATGATCGGGCCGGCCTGAAGGAATACTCCCGCATTATGCAGAAGCGGGTTCTTGAGATAGCCTGTAGTGCGAATCCGGGCGAGGTGGATGAGCGGTGGGCGTTGATTCGTAAAGGCTGGGCTTTCGGCGGGGATAATTTCCGGTCGCAACTTCAGGAGGTTCTTGATGGTGTGATGGACGGCAATCGTCGGGAGTCCTACTCTGGAGAGCCTGTTAAAAAGCATGATGAGCGAGAAGCCGAACGTTTGCTGGCTGAAGGGCTCAGAAGGCTGAAGGTAGATGATGCTGATTTAGCCTTGCTGAAGAAGGGGGACAATCGCAAAAAAGTGGTGGCGTGGATCATTCGTAAAAAGACGAGTGTGAAGAATGAATGGATTGTTCAGCGTTTGCATATGGGGCGCGCTTCCAATCTGTCTCGATATGTAAAAGATGTGGATGAGGCGAAAGAGGGGGAATTGTGGGAACTCAACGAAATGATGAAATAA
- a CDS encoding RsmE family RNA methyltransferase — protein sequence MRINSLVDAAELEKGIAVLSPEESHHLARVLRVQPGQEITLFDGQGGVAEGAIETVSKTAVEVRVSNHWKVPKPEVEIDLIQAVPKPDRWELVLQKAVELGATTIRPVLTKHTEFKPNPKKQARWSKIVLNAAQQCEVRWLPDFQPLEKYDAVVPTLGNYDLVLVGSLYEGTRPFRAVDIEGKKRVALLIGPEGDFTEAEVQAAVDAGAVPVSFGERILRTETAAIFGLSVLAYELL from the coding sequence ATGCGGATTAATTCACTAGTTGATGCAGCGGAGCTGGAGAAGGGGATCGCGGTCCTCTCTCCGGAGGAATCGCATCATCTGGCCAGAGTCCTGCGCGTTCAGCCCGGCCAGGAAATCACCCTGTTCGATGGGCAGGGCGGCGTGGCGGAAGGCGCCATCGAAACCGTTTCCAAAACGGCCGTCGAAGTCCGCGTTTCCAATCATTGGAAGGTGCCGAAGCCCGAAGTTGAAATCGATCTGATCCAGGCGGTGCCGAAACCGGACCGCTGGGAGCTGGTGCTGCAGAAGGCGGTCGAACTCGGGGCCACGACGATCCGTCCGGTGCTGACGAAGCATACCGAGTTCAAACCGAATCCGAAAAAACAGGCGCGGTGGAGTAAAATTGTGCTCAACGCGGCGCAGCAGTGCGAGGTGCGCTGGCTGCCGGATTTCCAGCCCCTGGAAAAGTACGATGCCGTGGTTCCAACCCTTGGAAACTATGACCTCGTGCTGGTCGGATCGCTCTATGAAGGAACCCGGCCGTTTCGCGCGGTCGATATTGAAGGTAAAAAGCGGGTGGCGCTGCTGATCGGCCCGGAGGGCGATTTCACGGAAGCTGAAGTTCAGGCCGCCGTCGATGCCGGCGCGGTGCCGGTCTCCTTCGGGGAGCGGATTCTGCGGACGGAAACCGCGGCAATTTTCGGTTTAAGTGTCCTGGCCTATGAGCTATTGTGA
- the parS gene encoding type II RES/Xre toxin-antitoxin system antitoxin, whose product MKEPVIYPTAEDNRVLMVEEPAALFGRVESREQVIRKIKKGLPAASFEKLRAEFGVTAAELAATLNINMRTLARRKQSGRLDVDESERVYRLARLFQIGLNLFQDTELTRRWFAAPKEIFGGLTPLNYADTEPGAQEVEKQLRRIGHGVFY is encoded by the coding sequence ATGAAAGAACCTGTAATATATCCCACGGCAGAAGATAATCGCGTCTTGATGGTTGAAGAACCCGCCGCCCTTTTCGGCCGGGTGGAAAGCCGGGAACAGGTGATCCGTAAAATTAAAAAAGGCCTGCCGGCGGCCAGTTTTGAAAAACTGCGTGCCGAATTCGGTGTAACCGCCGCCGAACTGGCTGCCACACTGAACATCAATATGCGCACCCTTGCCCGCCGGAAACAGAGCGGCCGGCTGGATGTCGATGAATCAGAACGGGTCTACCGCCTCGCGCGCCTCTTCCAAATCGGCCTGAATCTTTTCCAGGACACGGAACTGACGCGTCGCTGGTTTGCCGCTCCGAAAGAGATTTTCGGCGGGCTCACACCGCTCAATTATGCAGATACCGAGCCCGGTGCCCAGGAAGTTGAAAAACAGCTTCGGCGTATCGGTCACGGCGTCTTTTATTAA
- a CDS encoding RsmE family RNA methyltransferase: MRINSLVETDELEKEIAVLSPEESHHLARVLRVQSGQEITLFDGQGGVAEGAIETVSKTAVEVRISNHWKVPKPEVEIDLIQAVPKPDRWELVLQKAVELGATTIRPVLTKHTEFKPNPKKQARWDKIVYNAAQQCEVRWLPDLQPLEKFDAVVPTLGNFDLVLIGSLYEGAKPFREVPMVGKTKVALLIGPEGDFSEKEVKAAIDAGAVPVSFGDRILRTETAAIFGLSVLAYELL, encoded by the coding sequence ATGCGCATTAATTCACTAGTTGAGACGGATGAGCTGGAGAAAGAGATTGCCGTTCTTTCTCCGGAGGAGTCGCATCATCTGGCCCGCGTTCTGCGGGTTCAGTCCGGGCAGGAAATAACCCTGTTCGACGGGCAGGGCGGCGTGGCGGAAGGCGCCATCGAAACCGTTTCCAAAACCGCGGTCGAGGTGCGGATTTCCAACCATTGGAAGGTGCCGAAGCCCGAAGTTGAAATCGATCTGATCCAGGCGGTGCCGAAACCGGACCGCTGGGAGCTGGTGCTGCAGAAAGCGGTCGAACTCGGGGCCACGACGATCCGCCCGGTGCTGACGAAGCATACCGAGTTCAAACCGAATCCCAAAAAACAGGCCCGCTGGGATAAAATTGTTTATAATGCGGCTCAGCAGTGCGAAGTCCGCTGGCTGCCCGATCTCCAACCTTTGGAAAAGTTCGACGCCGTGGTTCCAACCCTTGGAAACTTCGACCTCGTCCTCATCGGCTCGCTATACGAAGGTGCAAAGCCCTTTCGCGAAGTTCCTATGGTTGGAAAAACCAAAGTGGCCCTGCTGATCGGCCCCGAAGGCGACTTCTCGGAAAAGGAAGTAAAGGCCGCCATCGACGCCGGCGCCGTCCCCGTCTCCTTCGGCGACCGCATCCTCCGCACCGAAACCGCCGCAATTTTTGGTTTAAGCGTGCTGGCTTACGAACTTTTGTAG
- a CDS encoding sugar phosphate isomerase/epimerase family protein, translating to MKIGCFALVQPFLPVAEQLKLIKAMGVDYADVTDNHDGGSLGAEYGFAETVSLDSHPAAIRKMAADAGIELTAFCAHANLLDPVSPEIYSTHQIIKAIRLAAECGIDHVITTEGDPKTEFGRNLSSEERIFAIIERLHVPIQWAEELGVKLLIEPHGIVTDHVDQMEKLLEKLGHEDTVGICLDTGNSWLGGGEPIDFIKRFGTRIKHVHWKDMPEEWVEKRGKEFGCGMAVIPLGDGVIDISAIVNELKAVGFDGATTLEIAGEDNIKISLERLRGWIG from the coding sequence ATGAAGATAGGATGCTTTGCTCTCGTACAGCCGTTTCTGCCGGTGGCGGAACAGCTGAAGCTGATTAAGGCGATGGGCGTCGATTATGCCGACGTTACAGACAACCACGATGGAGGGAGCCTGGGGGCTGAATACGGCTTTGCCGAAACCGTGAGCCTGGATTCACATCCCGCAGCAATCAGGAAAATGGCCGCCGATGCCGGGATTGAGCTGACGGCATTCTGCGCCCACGCCAATCTGCTGGATCCTGTTTCGCCGGAGATCTATTCCACCCATCAAATCATTAAAGCGATCCGGCTTGCGGCCGAATGCGGCATTGATCACGTCATTACCACCGAAGGTGATCCGAAAACTGAATTTGGCAGAAACCTCTCGTCGGAAGAGCGCATTTTTGCCATTATCGAACGTCTGCATGTTCCGATCCAATGGGCGGAAGAGCTGGGCGTTAAACTGCTGATTGAGCCGCACGGCATCGTGACGGATCATGTGGACCAGATGGAAAAACTGCTCGAAAAACTGGGGCATGAAGACACGGTGGGCATCTGCCTCGATACCGGCAACAGCTGGCTTGGTGGCGGGGAGCCGATCGACTTTATTAAACGTTTCGGCACACGAATCAAACATGTGCATTGGAAAGATATGCCGGAAGAGTGGGTGGAAAAACGCGGAAAGGAATTCGGCTGTGGTATGGCGGTGATTCCGCTGGGCGATGGTGTCATTGATATTTCTGCAATCGTGAACGAACTGAAAGCCGTCGGATTCGACGGGGCGACCACGCTGGAGATTGCCGGCGAGGATAATATTAAAATATCGCTGGAACGTCTGCGCGGCTGGATTGGTTAG